Genomic window (Paenibacillus sp. 37):
ATTTCCGAACAGGATACCCTGCTCGCTCAGTCGGAAGCCGTCTGCCGTCCGCTCAAGCAACCCTGCGTTCAACATTTTGCCCAAAGGCTTCGCAAACACTTCTTCCATGGACTCTCCGAACTGTTCGCTAAAGCGTGAGGCCGAAGCTCCCTCCAACATTCGCAGTCCAACCATCAGATAATCTTCCATAGCTTCCGGGCGAGCAATCTCAAAATGATCCAGACGAGGCAGCCCTGCACGTGAAGCTTCAACATAAGGATTTATACCTTTAATATTCATATGCCGTTCGCGGCCCACATATCCATGTGCACCTGCACCCAGACCGTAGTAGTCCTCATTACGCCAGTAGGTAATATTGTGACGACTCTCAAAGCCCGGCTTGGCAAAGTTACTGATCTCGTATTGTCCATAACCTGCTTCTTTCATACTTCTCATTAATAGAAGATACATCTCCAGTTCATCATCTTCATGAGGAAGTGGTAACTGGTTCTTCTGATACAGTGTATGGAAAAGGGTATTCTCTTCCACTTTCAGGCTGTAAATGGAGTAATGCGGCAGATCCAGTTCCAGCGCTTTGTCGATACTTTCATTCAACATCTCTACAGTCTGGTTCGGCAACCCGAACATCAGGTCAATGGACAGATTAGTCAGTCCCGCTTTTCGAGCGTTCTCCAGACTCCGATATACATCATCCGTATTATGAATACGGCCAATGCCTGTCAGCAGATCATTCTGAAAAGCCTGCACGCCAAAGCTGACACGGTTGACGCCGCCTTCTTTCATTGCAGCGAGTTTCTCCGCATCTGTTGTTCCCGGGTTGGCTTCCATCGAAAATTCAATATCGTCCGCCCAATTGGGGAAATACGTCTTCACGGAACGAAGAAATACGGCCATCTCATCCGGTTTCAAAGCCGTTGGCGTACCCCCACCTACAAATATGGTCTTGATCTCACCCGGTGGATTGGCCTTGACTGTATGTTCCATCTCCCGTTCCAGCGCTTCGAGATATTGCATCACGGGCTGATCTTTCAGAACGTAGGAGTTAAAGTCGCAATAAAAACATTTATTCGTGCAAAAGGGAATGTGAAGATACACCGCTTGGGGCGCACCTGTCTTCCGGCTGTGTGCTGCCAATGTCATGGCAAGTCCCCCTCTATTTGAAAAAAGGAAAGCCATCCGGCTTCCCTTTCAGCTTAGTTATTTAATATTCTGTGTTGTAACCGAAATTGAATTCTCCTTAATCTAATTTGAATACACACATTCTGTGTTGTACCTCAAAATAGATTGTTTAGTCATCAATTTTCAGTACCGCCATGAATGCCTCTTGTGGCACCTCAACGTTACCAACCTGCTTCATCCGCTTCTTACCTTCCTTCTGCTTCTCAAGCAGTTTCCGTTTCCGCGAGATGTCACCACCATAACACTTGGCAAGTACGTTTTTACGCATTGCTTTTACCGTCTCACGAGCAACAACCTTGGTACCTACAGATGCCTGAATTGGCACCTCGAACATTTGCCGTGGAATCAGCTCGCGCAGTTTCTCACAGACAATGCGTCCGCGATTATAGGCACGGTCACGGTGAACGATGAAGGACAGAGCATCCACCTGTTCGCCATTCAGTACAATATCCATTTTCGCCAGATTGGACTGACGGTAACCGGACAGTTCATAATCCAGGGATGCATATCCTTTGGTACCGGATTTCAACTGGTCGAAGAAGTCATATACAATCTCTGACAACGGAATCTCATAGGTAATGGTAACCCGGGTTGTGTCCAGATATTCCATATTTACATATTCACCGCGTTTAGTCTGACACAGCTCCATAATGGTACCTACATAATCATTCGGCACGATAATATCTGCCTTGACGTATGGTTCCTCGACGTAATCAATCCGTCCCACCTCAGGATAGTTGGATGGGTTGTCGATTTTCATCACTTCACCATTTGTTAAGGTGACGTGATAGATTACACTTGGTGCCGTTGTGATCAACGGAATGTTAAACTCCCGCTCGATCCGCTCCTGGATAACGTCCATGTGAAGCAGTCCAAGGAATCCGCAACGGAATCCAAAACCGAGAGCACTGGATGTTTCCGGTTCAAAGCTTAGAGACGCATCGTTCAACTGCAATTTCTCCAACGCTTCACGCAGATCAACATAGTCCGATGTTTCGATCGGATAGAGACCACAATACACCATTGGGTTAATTTTACGATAACCCGGCAAAGGTTCCGGTGTTGGATTTTTGGCATCCGTTACCGTATCCCCGACTTGTGTATCGCCAACATGCCGGATACCTGCAACGATAAATCCAACATCACCCACGTTCAGCTCGTCCACGATGGTCATGCGAGGTTTGAACGCTCCAACTTCAATGACTTCAAATGATTTACCTGTTGCCATCATTTTGATTTTGGAACCGGATTTGATTTTGCCGTCAACAACACGCACATATACGATTACACCTTTGTACGGGTCGTAGTGCGAGTCAAAAATCAGCGCTTTCAAAGGCTGGTCAGGATCACCAGTCGGTGCCGGAACACTTTTCACCACTTGTTCCAAAATTTCTTTGATTCCGATTCCTGATTTGGCCGAAGCCAAAACCGCATTACTTGTGTCCAAACCAATAACATCTTCCACTTCCTGCTTCACCCGTTCAGGATCAGCGCTCGGAAGGTCAATTTTGTTGATAACCGGTAAAATTTCAAGATTGTTATCCAATGCCAGATACACGTTGGCAAGTGTTTGGGCTTCAATTCCCTGAGCCGCATCCACAACCAGCAGAGCACCTTCACATGCAGCAAGACTGCGTGATACTTCATACGTGAAGTCTACGTGTCCCGGTGTATCAATCAGATTCAATAAATACTCTTCACCATCATCCGCTTTGTAAGTCAAGGCTACTGCTTGTAGCTTGATCGTTATTCCACGTTCACGTTCAAGGTCCATTTTATCCAGAACTTGTTCCTGCATTTCACGTGAAGTGAGCGCACCTGTGTGCTCCAAGATCCGGTCCGCAAGTGTTGATTTGCCGTGATCTATATGTGCAATAATAGAAAAGTTACGAATTTTACGTTGTCTTGCCCGAATGTCAGTCATTCCTTACCCCCAGAAACAGCCTAGTGTCAATCACTTCATTATAACAGTTGAAGCACAGTGCATCAATCCCGTGATGTCTCAACTTTATAATAAAGTGTCATCATGCACTCCCAGAGGTTATATTGTACCTTGAAATTATGGTATTTTATTCAGCAACACCGCTAAAAAGAGAGACCACCCACTTGATTCCACTGTGTGAGAGATTTTGCAATAGTCCAGCCGTTTTGTCTGCCAACACATCAACCGGAGCCTTATTTTGATCTGCCCCAAGCACTTGGCTTGGTGACTGAACAGGTACAAATGGTGGTTCTTTAATTTCCTTTTGGACAGGTGCAGTCGGAACAGATTCGGTCACCGATGAAGTTGGCTCAGTTGTCACAACGGTTGACGTGCCTCCTGATGGATTGCCCATATGAAAGTTGCTGCCAGCCAGCTGCATTCCAAACAGAATACCCAGCAACATTAATACAGCGATGGATAACAGTCTTTTACCGAATCTGGACATGTACATTGCCTCCTGTCACGCTCTACTATTTTTCTTTCTTACATATATGGTTCCTATCCACCCTGCGACGAAGTTTTGGCACTGGCTTTGTCCACCTTCTGATCTTCCCAATACACTTGGGCAATCATGTCTGCTAGAATCTTCGATGTCCGTTGGAGCTCAGCTCCTGTGTTGTCGATGCCACCAATCTCAATCAAAATGCTATTTGGTGAAAGGGTTTGGTTATACTCTCCATTGTTGGCTCCTCCGCCATCTTTGCCCCACACACCACGGGATACCCCAGGATACTTCGATTCCAGTTTCTTATGAATTTTCGCTGCAAAGGCTTCATTCTGCCGCCAATTTGGATTTTCATGTCCAATAATGAAATATACTTTGGCGTAGCCCAAGTCATTAATAGTGGTTGTTGTTTTGCCATGACGCTGTGAATCGCGATGAATGTCTATGAGATACGTCAGATCATCATTTTGAGCGAGTGCCGCTTTTACCGTTTGACGGGAGTATTTATAGGAATAGTTCCAGTTGTAGTCCTTAACTTTAGTGGGGTAATCATCCTTGGCGTGTTCTACGCCGATTCCCAGCTTCTTCAGACTGTCTGAGAGGTAGGTTCCCACTTGAAACACATTGCCTGTTGATTTGCCTGATGATGGATTATCACTTTTTGTACCTAGTAGTGGATTGTAGCCTTCACGTGGATGGGAATGATAGATAAGAATTGACTTTTTACCTGTTGTCGGTGAGCCTGAATTGTCTTTCTCACCATTCTTCGCTGGGGGATCCTCTTTACCTTGTCCATCTCCAGGCTCACTCGACTCAGGTGGATCCGTATTGTCCTGACCTGGTGGAACATGCAGCTCACTACCGGGTTTTCCTCCACCTGCAGAAGCCGTATCCGTAAGACCGGGACCTGGCTGATAATCTTCGGGAGCCTCGGCTTTTTCGTTACCAGATCCAGGACGGAGCAGAACAGGTTGGTTGGAACCCATGCCCGGCATTTCTCTCGCAATCAGGCTCTTCGGATCTTGAGGATTTACATTTGTTAGTAATTGGAAAACAAAAGAGGTGAGATTCTCACCGGATATGGCAGAGGTCTGTTCCTTCTGGGTGAGATGGGGCATCTCCATACCGAGCATATCGACAAAAAAGCGGCTTGATACGGCACTCGCAAATCCTTTCATGGAAGAAACGGGGGAATTATTCAAGCGTTTCTCTGCCATCCCCCCCAGACCCAGTACGACAAAAAACAAGGCAGATATGATCATAAGCAACAACAACGTACGGCCCATGGCCAGCACGTGCAGACATCTTTTTTTCCACTTCCCAATATTCCAGGCCAATATCTTGTTCATTCTGCTGTCTCCTTCCCTGCTGGACAACTCTTATACTTCAACTCTATGAGCCCGCCCAAATTGATAGAACAGGAAAATGAAAGATTCCAGAAACAAAAAAAAGAAAGTCCGATAGATTCGGACCTTCTTCTCAGCAGTTTTAGTTTTAATGTGTATAGGCGGCTACGTTATCCGGATTCACGGCATCATGGAGTGCGGCGTTAAGTCCTGTAGCGATAACATTGGCAATTCCCTCAATAAACTCATCGATTTCCTTTGGGGTAACAATGAGGTCATGACCCAGTGGCTCCAGTACCTCTTTGACCAGACTCAAGCGATCTTGCTCACCGATGTCGTCCAGCATACCCATGATCTGTTTGGTCTGATCCGTTTCCTGGCGGAAGTGTGAGCGCATCATCTCAATCACATTGTTCACAATGGTGGACGCATAACATACGGTTGGTACTCCGATGGCGATGCAAGGCACACCTAATATCTCACGGGTCAGGCCACGCCGTTTGTTTCCAATACCGGAACCAGGATGAATACCAATGTCCGCTACCTGAATCGTTGTATTTACACGTTCCAAGGAACGGGAGGCCAAGGCATCAATCGCAATAATGGCATCCGGCTTGGTCCGGTCTACAATTCCCTGTACGATGTCACTGGATTCAATGCCTGTTGTTCCTAACACGCCGGGAGCAATCGCGCTGACTTCCCGATACCCTGGCGCTACCTGATCTGGCACCAATTCGAAATACTGACGGGTTACCATCAGATTTTCCACAACAAGTGGACCGAGTGAATCCGGGGTGACATTTAAGTTGCCCAGGCCAACAATCAAGACCTTGGATGTTTTGTTGATTCCGGCCTTAACCATAAAATCTTCCATTTCACGTGTGAACTCGGCAGCAACTCGCTCCTGTAACTCGGTATCACCATTCCGGAGGGAAGGTACTTCCAAGGTGACATAGTGACCTTTCACCCGACCAATGGCCGTGGCTGCTTCTTCAGTCAGGACATCAATACGTGTAATCGTAATGCCCTCTTTTTTCTCCACATCTTCCCGCAGTCCGGGAATCGTCTGTTTCTGTCCACCTTGCGCCATTTCCTTGGAGTCGATCGCCAAATCGGTACGAACTGTATAGTTTTGCAAATCCAGTGTCATTCTGTCCCTGCCTCCCTTACCGCATTTGAGCATATTGTGTGGGAAAAAGGGTTTCTTTATACAGCATGTCGAACATCGTAGGAATATCTGTTGCATTTTACATGCTAGCGTGATAGAATATTTTAAGTTGTGAAACGTTTGTATTCATGCAAATGCCTTACAGGAGGTGAATGTAATGCCAAACATCAAATCCGCTGTTAAACGCGTAAAAACGAGCGACAAGCGCCGCGCACTCAACGCTTCCCAGAAGTCTGCACTCCGTACAGCTGTTAAAGCTGCTGATGCTGCTCTGGTAAGTAACGAAGTTGATACTGCAAAAGCTGCGATTCAAGCTGCTTCCAAAAAGCTGGACAAGGCTGTAACTAAAGGTCTGGTTCATAAAAATGCTGCAGCACGCAAAAAGTCTCGCTTGGCGAAAAAACTGAACGCTCTTTCCGCACAAGCGTAAGAAGCGTTACTTATACGATCCAATGGAAAAATCCTGAACAGCATAGGCTTTCAGGATTTTTTAGTATCTGATTCGATAAGTATAAGACACAGACAAAGCGACCTTTATTCCGATGATCTAACCATCATGGAGCAAAGGTCGCTTTGTTTGTTATTCACACTAGTAATCTATTACAGTTTACGCATCCATTTACGCACCAAGTCTCAATAAAAACAGCTCCAGACCAAGAACTTTATCCACCGCTCCTGTTTTCATCTGGTAATCCAATTCACTGAGGTGACTCAGAATCATTCTCAGACGTTCCGGCTGAAATTTACGCGCTTGTTCTCCAGCGATCTTAACCGCATAAGGATGCAGACCAAGCTGACTGGCAATCTGCTGTTGGGAGTAGCTTTGTTGACCTAACTCTTTCACCTGGATCATGATTCGAAACTGTCGTGCAATTAAAGCCGCGATTTTGATCGGTTCTTCCCGTTGTTTCAGCAACTCATAGAAAAGAGCCAATGCTTTCTCCAGTCGCAAATTAGCGAGTTCTTCCACCAGTGAGAATACATTCTGCTCTGTGCTGCGGGCAACCAGTGATTCAATATCAGCACGCCGGATTGTTCCCCCATTACCCGCAAACAAACATAACTTGTCTACTTCAGCAGACAGGGTCTGAAGACCTGTTCCTGCAAAGCTAATCAACGTTTCCGCCGCTCCCGTCTCCAAGGAAACATCCCGTTGCTTCGCCAGTTTCGCTATCCAACTCAACAGCTCATCTCCACTAAGTGGAGCAAAAGCAAGAACTACTGCCTGTTTCTTGACAGCTTTCACCAGTTTCTTACGCTCATCCAGCTTATCCCCTTGGGCCAGGAAAACAATCGTACTGTAGTCTGCCGGATTTTCCATATATGTAAGCAGACGATCAACCTGATGTTCAATCTTGGATTCTTTACCTGCAGTGAACAGGCTCGCATCCCTTACAATAATTAATTTGCGTGGAACCAGAAAAGGTACAGTCTCCGCTTCTTCAATAACGACCTCCACAGCCGTTTCAGACAAATCATATGGAATAATCGCAAAATCACGATGTTCTTCTTCAATAACCTGCTCTTTTAACATATCCGTAAATTGCTGTATCTGGTACTTCTCCGTTCCGTACAGCACATAGATCGGTGCCGTTTCTCCATTACGTATTGCCTTTGTTGCACTTTTTACATCCATTCACGGCGCCTCCTTATCCCTCTTATCCTACCAGAAAACATGCAAGACAACAAAGGGACCTTACATCCAGTTATGGATGAAGGTCCCCTGTCCTACATCTATATAAACGCAGACACCAGCAGTTCTAGAAAAAGCCGGAGCGCGGTCATACGACGTCAGTTGTTTGAACTGAGATAGGACGTTTTGTTACTCCACTATATGCTTGTCATACTGAAAATGTTCTTTCGTTGAGAGGAGCGCACTCCCCAATTTTAATTATTTCGAAGAAGCTCCACCTGAAACAGCAGGCACATTAAACGAGTTCTTCGCCGTTGTTCCGTCCTTGTCCGTTTCGTAATTAAATAGGGTACCATCCTTCGACCAACTCGCTGACTTCAGTGTCCCATCTATACTGCGTTGTTCAACCAAATTTAGAACATCCGGTTCGCTCGCAGGTTTGGAGTATATGCTGATTTGATCACCAATAAGCATAACTACATAAGAGCCGTCAGGGGATTTCCATTCTTTTGGTGCTGCCGTTGTTGTCATTTCCTGATCCTGTCCTGCTGCAAAACCTTTGTTTCCTCCAGAAGCGTCTGCACCTGCACTTGAATCAGGTACAGTGTTACCTTCAACCGGAACATCTTCAGTCATATTAGGTGTTGTATCCTGAGAAGTGAAGGATCGCGCATCTCCATTTTCCGTTTCTGTTATTCCATTCTCTTCGCCATCTGCAGAAGATTTAGGAGAATCTCCTGATCCCTGAATTCTCTGCTCAGAATCTTGGTTATGAACCTGATTATTCTGATTATCGGTCGAAGGAGTTCTGGACGAATTATCCTGCGGCCCTTTATTCGGAGCAGGCGTTGATTCTGTAGCCGGTTGTTTAGGTGTCGGATCTGACTGAACTTCAGGCTCCTGTACCCCATCTCCACCGTTTTCTTCAGGAATTGTTTCTACGTCTTGGTTATCTGGTTTAGTTGGTGAAACATTCGATTGATCCACAAACACATCGTTGCTGCTTGGTTGGGACGAAGGGGCAGGATCATAATTTTCAATATTCTTGCTTAATGAATTCTCATCCAAATTGCCGCCCTCTTGAGAAGCTCCAGAGCTCATTAGCATGGAATCGGCATTCTCAATCTGTTCAGGCGGATTCCCCCAGATGGCGAATCCCAATATAACTGCCGCAGCCGCTGCACCCATGGACATACGTCCTGCCATCGAGTTAAGCCATTTTTGCTTCGTTTTCCGCTCACTTGAACGTTGTAAATTCTCAAATGTAGCGGGGACAGGATTCATTTCCTGTATGGTGCTACTTTGTTCCTTCCGCGCTTCGTCAATGGCATCAAGTTGTGGCATAATCGCATCAACCAGACTAAATTTCGGGCTTACTTGCGGTAATTCTTCCAGTTCTCTGGAAAGAG
Coding sequences:
- the holA gene encoding DNA polymerase III subunit delta; translation: MDVKSATKAIRNGETAPIYVLYGTEKYQIQQFTDMLKEQVIEEEHRDFAIIPYDLSETAVEVVIEEAETVPFLVPRKLIIVRDASLFTAGKESKIEHQVDRLLTYMENPADYSTIVFLAQGDKLDERKKLVKAVKKQAVVLAFAPLSGDELLSWIAKLAKQRDVSLETGAAETLISFAGTGLQTLSAEVDKLCLFAGNGGTIRRADIESLVARSTEQNVFSLVEELANLRLEKALALFYELLKQREEPIKIAALIARQFRIMIQVKELGQQSYSQQQIASQLGLHPYAVKIAGEQARKFQPERLRMILSHLSELDYQMKTGAVDKVLGLELFLLRLGA
- the hemW gene encoding radical SAM family heme chaperone HemW, translating into MTLAAHSRKTGAPQAVYLHIPFCTNKCFYCDFNSYVLKDQPVMQYLEALEREMEHTVKANPPGEIKTIFVGGGTPTALKPDEMAVFLRSVKTYFPNWADDIEFSMEANPGTTDAEKLAAMKEGGVNRVSFGVQAFQNDLLTGIGRIHNTDDVYRSLENARKAGLTNLSIDLMFGLPNQTVEMLNESIDKALELDLPHYSIYSLKVEENTLFHTLYQKNQLPLPHEDDELEMYLLLMRSMKEAGYGQYEISNFAKPGFESRHNITYWRNEDYYGLGAGAHGYVGRERHMNIKGINPYVEASRAGLPRLDHFEIARPEAMEDYLMVGLRMLEGASASRFSEQFGESMEEVFAKPLGKMLNAGLLERTADGFRLSEQGILFGNDVFAEFIGSISLNS
- the lepA gene encoding translation elongation factor 4; translated protein: MTDIRARQRKIRNFSIIAHIDHGKSTLADRILEHTGALTSREMQEQVLDKMDLERERGITIKLQAVALTYKADDGEEYLLNLIDTPGHVDFTYEVSRSLAACEGALLVVDAAQGIEAQTLANVYLALDNNLEILPVINKIDLPSADPERVKQEVEDVIGLDTSNAVLASAKSGIGIKEILEQVVKSVPAPTGDPDQPLKALIFDSHYDPYKGVIVYVRVVDGKIKSGSKIKMMATGKSFEVIEVGAFKPRMTIVDELNVGDVGFIVAGIRHVGDTQVGDTVTDAKNPTPEPLPGYRKINPMVYCGLYPIETSDYVDLREALEKLQLNDASLSFEPETSSALGFGFRCGFLGLLHMDVIQERIEREFNIPLITTAPSVIYHVTLTNGEVMKIDNPSNYPEVGRIDYVEEPYVKADIIVPNDYVGTIMELCQTKRGEYVNMEYLDTTRVTITYEIPLSEIVYDFFDQLKSGTKGYASLDYELSGYRQSNLAKMDIVLNGEQVDALSFIVHRDRAYNRGRIVCEKLRELIPRQMFEVPIQASVGTKVVARETVKAMRKNVLAKCYGGDISRKRKLLEKQKEGKKRMKQVGNVEVPQEAFMAVLKIDD
- the gpr gene encoding GPR endopeptidase, which produces MTLDLQNYTVRTDLAIDSKEMAQGGQKQTIPGLREDVEKKEGITITRIDVLTEEAATAIGRVKGHYVTLEVPSLRNGDTELQERVAAEFTREMEDFMVKAGINKTSKVLIVGLGNLNVTPDSLGPLVVENLMVTRQYFELVPDQVAPGYREVSAIAPGVLGTTGIESSDIVQGIVDRTKPDAIIAIDALASRSLERVNTTIQVADIGIHPGSGIGNKRRGLTREILGVPCIAIGVPTVCYASTIVNNVIEMMRSHFRQETDQTKQIMGMLDDIGEQDRLSLVKEVLEPLGHDLIVTPKEIDEFIEGIANVIATGLNAALHDAVNPDNVAAYTH
- the rpsT gene encoding 30S ribosomal protein S20 produces the protein MPNIKSAVKRVKTSDKRRALNASQKSALRTAVKAADAALVSNEVDTAKAAIQAASKKLDKAVTKGLVHKNAAARKKSRLAKKLNALSAQA
- a CDS encoding stage II sporulation protein P, producing the protein MNKILAWNIGKWKKRCLHVLAMGRTLLLLMIISALFFVVLGLGGMAEKRLNNSPVSSMKGFASAVSSRFFVDMLGMEMPHLTQKEQTSAISGENLTSFVFQLLTNVNPQDPKSLIAREMPGMGSNQPVLLRPGSGNEKAEAPEDYQPGPGLTDTASAGGGKPGSELHVPPGQDNTDPPESSEPGDGQGKEDPPAKNGEKDNSGSPTTGKKSILIYHSHPREGYNPLLGTKSDNPSSGKSTGNVFQVGTYLSDSLKKLGIGVEHAKDDYPTKVKDYNWNYSYKYSRQTVKAALAQNDDLTYLIDIHRDSQRHGKTTTTINDLGYAKVYFIIGHENPNWRQNEAFAAKIHKKLESKYPGVSRGVWGKDGGGANNGEYNQTLSPNSILIEIGGIDNTGAELQRTSKILADMIAQVYWEDQKVDKASAKTSSQGG
- a CDS encoding anti-sigma factor family protein, with amino-acid sequence MKCEEVVEWMHRYLDHDLGEAETAQMLQHVAKCPECAENFSLLRALSRELEELPQVSPKFSLVDAIMPQLDAIDEARKEQSSTIQEMNPVPATFENLQRSSERKTKQKWLNSMAGRMSMGAAAAAVILGFAIWGNPPEQIENADSMLMSSGASQEGGNLDENSLSKNIENYDPAPSSQPSSNDVFVDQSNVSPTKPDNQDVETIPEENGGDGVQEPEVQSDPTPKQPATESTPAPNKGPQDNSSRTPSTDNQNNQVHNQDSEQRIQGSGDSPKSSADGEENGITETENGDARSFTSQDTTPNMTEDVPVEGNTVPDSSAGADASGGNKGFAAGQDQEMTTTAAPKEWKSPDGSYVVMLIGDQISIYSKPASEPDVLNLVEQRSIDGTLKSASWSKDGTLFNYETDKDGTTAKNSFNVPAVSGGASSK